Below is a genomic region from Streptomyces ferrugineus.
CCAGGCGTTGGGCTCACCCCCGGCCACCCACCGCTCGTGCAGGAACTCGGTGATCTCCGGGAACTGATGCACCGGATACGCCTCGTCCCCCGGGAACTCCTCCTCCCCCCGCGCGCGGTCGCCCACGTTCACCAGCACCCGCAGCCGCCCGAGCTCCCGCTCCCACACCGACAGCGCGGCAAAACTCCCGGCCAGCGCCCGACACGCCCCGAGCGCCGCCGCCCGCCAGGACTCACGCGGGGTGTGCGCCGCCGCCATCCCCTGCGCCAGCGCCACCACGGCCGCGAGCCGCCTGTCCTCACCCATCACTCCAGGTTAGGGAGCTTTACCCCGATTTGGGACGTTGGTGTGGCGAATGGGAAGGTCATCGCCTCAGGGGCAGCCCCTCACCGTCAACCCGCACTGCCGTCACCCCTCACTCGCCCGGCCACTGCGGCTTGCGCTTCTCGTTGAACGCCGCCACGCCCTCCGCCCGGTCCCCGGAGAACGCCGTGGCCCGCCAGGCCGCGTCCTCGACCTCCAGCCCGGCCCGCAGATCCATCCCGTGCCCCAGGCGCAGCGCCCGCTTGGCGTTGCGCAACCCCACCGGCGAGTTCGCGGCGATCCGGGCCCCCATGGCCAGTGCCTCCTCCCGATCCCGCCCCTCGTCCACCAGCTCGTCCACCAGCCCCAGCTCCCGGGCCTCGGCGGCCTCGACCCGCCGCGCCGTGAAGATCAGCTCGGCCGCCCGGGCCGCCCCGACCCGCCGGGGCAGCAGCTGCGTACCCCCGCCGCCCGGGATCACCCCGACCGACACCTCCGGCAGCCCCACCACGGCCGTGCGGTCGGCCACGATCACATCGCACGACAGCGCCAGCTCGAAGCCGCCCCCGAGCGCGAACCCGTGCACGGCCGCGATCGTCGGCACCGGCAGCTCCAGCACCCCGGTGTAGGCCCCCCGCGCCACCGGCCGCTGCCGCACCAGATCCGCGTCGCTGAAGGAGTTGCGCTCCTTCAGATCCGCCCCGACGCAGAACGCCCGCTCGTGCGTCGAGGTCAGCACCACCACTCGTACGTCACGGTCCGCGCCCAGCGCCGCGCACGCCGCCGCGATCGAGCGGGCCATCTCCGTCGAGACCGCGTTCATGGCCTTGGGCCGGTCGAGGGCCAGCTCCGCGACATGCCCCTCCCCATGCCGCCGCACCAGCACGAACTCCCCGTACCGCTCCTCGCTCATGACACCTCCGGTTAACGCGGGTTAACAACACTCGCCCCGATCATCGCAGCAGCGCCCCGCCGGGGAAAGGCCCACCACGGCCGGTTCCCGGGTCCAGGCCCGACACCCCGTTCGAGTGACATCCCGCCCAACCCACGCCGCACCGCCCACCCCACCGCATAGCGTGCGCGACGCGACGGCGCATCGGGGGCGCGGGCGCGTGGGGAGGGGCGCGATGGGCACGACGGCGGACGAACCGATGGCACGCGAGATGACGCCGGAGGCGGAAGCAGCGGAGACGGAGGCGCCGGAGACGGCCGGGGCGTTCGGCCCGTGCGCCCCGGTCGCCGCCACCCGCCTCTTCGGTCCCCGCGGCCGCCATCGCCGACCCCGCCCCCGCAAGGTCCTCCTCGCGGCCGGAGGCCTGGCCCTGGCGGCCGGTGCCCTGAGCCTCGTACGCCCGACCCCGGACTCCGGCATCACCGGCAGCCTGGGGACAACGGAATCCGGCCCGCCCGCGGCCCCCGCCCTGGACACGGCCCCACAGCCGGACCGCACGGCGAACGCCGCCACCGCCCTGCCGACGACACCCCGGAAGCCGACCCCGACGGCGACATCCGCGATGGGCGGCCGGGGCGCGACCTCGGCACTGGACTCGATCGTCGTACCGACACCCCCGAACACCGCGACCACCCCGCGGCGGCCCACGGTCCAGCCGGCCACGCCGACACCTCAGCCCCCGGGAACAGCGACACCCCCGTCGCCCCCGCCCGCACAAGAGCCCTCAGATCGGCCACCGACGACCACGCCACCCGCACAACCGACTCAGCCCGACGACGACCCGGTCTGCGTCCCGGTCATCGGCTTGTGCGTGGACCCCCTGCAGAACTGACCGACGCCCCACGCTGCAACGCCCCAAAGGGGGCGCGGGGCTGTGTCGATTTGCGGCTCCGCCGCGTGGGCGCGACCAGCCACGTACAGCCCGCGGCCGACAAACAACCCCAACCCCAACGGCGCTCACTCGCCCCCGGTGGAAGCCCTCCGCGTCAGAAGCCACGGCTCCACCACGCCCAGCCCTCGCACCGGCCGCTGCCACATGGGCTGCAACGCGAACCGGTACACCGGCGCCTCCTCCCCCTCCTTCTCCGCCGCGGCGGCGGCCTCCGCCGCGTCCGCCTCGGACGCCGGCGCCTCGCCCGACCGGATGAGTTCCTCCGCGAACGCGCTGTCGACGAGGACGGCGTCGCGCGGGGCTATCGACGTCAGCCGGGAGGCGAGGTTCACGGTCGTACCGAAGACATCGCCCATACGAGTGGTGACCGTGCCGAAGGCGATGCCGACACGCAGCTCGGGCATGGTCTCGTCGCCCGCCATCGTCTCGATGAGCCGGAGCGCGATCTCCGCGGCGACACCCGCGTCGTCGGCCGCGTACAGCACCTCGTCGCCGAGGGTCTTGATCAGCCGTCCGCCGCGCGCGGCCACCAGGTCGGCCGCCGTGGTCTCGAAGGCCTCGACGAGCTCGCCGAGTTCCTCCTCCTCCATGCGGCGGGTCAGCCGGGTGAATCCCACGAGGTCGGCGAATCCGACCGCCAGCCGCCGGTCGACCATCTCCTCGTCGTCGGCGGCCTGCACGACCCGGCCGGTCGCGGCGGCCAGCTGGCGCCGCCAGACGTAGACGAGGAACTCCTCCAGCTCGGGCAACAGCAGCTCGACCAGGGGATACGTCACCTCGGTCCGCGTCATGCCCGGCTCCGGGGGCTCGGTCAGGCCCTCCAGGAAGGAGTCGATCTGCCATTCGGCGAGCCGGGCGGTGGTCTGCCCGGTGGAGCGGGCCACCTGTACGGCCATGGCCTCGCTGAGCAGCCCCGCCTCGACGAGACCGGCGAGGCGCCGGAGCGCCAGTACGTCGGCCTCGGTCAGCGCCTTGGCCTGCCCGATGTCGGCGAAGCCCATGGCCCGCCAGAACCGGGACGCCAGCTCCATGGAGACCCCGGCGCTGCGGGCGGCCTGAAACGGGGTGTAGCGCCGCTCGGCGCCGAGGATGAGCTGTTCCAGGCGCAGGGCGAGCGGATCCTCGCCCGGATCGGCGGCATGGGGGTCCCCCCGCTCGAGCGGGTTCGAGAGGGGGGGAGGGTCCACCCGGCCGTCCGCGCCCGTGCCGGAGCCCGTGTCGTCGACGGTCACGCCTGCTGCCCTTCCGATCTGCCGCGGTCAGTAATCGACCGGCCTTCACTTTACGGCAGGTGTGCGCCAGCTCACTCCGTAAGAGAAAGCCCTGCCCGGCCCGGATGCGGGCCTCATGCCAACCGCAGATGGACGATGTCCCCGGCCCCCACCGGCTCCTGCACGCCCTCCTCCGTCGCCAGCACCAGCCGTCCGTCCCCGTCGATGGCGACCGCCTCCCCGGTGATCGCCCGATCGCCCGGCAGTTCGGCGCGCACCATCTTCCCCAACGTCGCACACCCCGCCGCATACGTCTCCTGGAGGTCGCTGACCAGCGGATCTCCGGCCGCGGCCCGCCATCGCCCGTACCAGTCCTCCAGCGACCGCAGCACGCCGCGCAGCAGCGGATCGCGGTCCGTGCTGGCCGCCCCGGCCAGCGCCAGCGACCCGGCCTGGGGCACCGGCAGCTCGTCCTCGCGCAGCGTGACGTTGATGCCGACGCCGATGACGACCCCCGCGTCCCCGGCCCGCTCCGCGAGGATGCCGCCGGTCTTGCGTTCGTCGCCGCCGATGGTCACCAGCAGGTCGTTCGGCCACTTGAGTGCCGTGTCGACGCCCGCGGCCCGGGACAGGCCGGTCGCCACGGCGACGCCGGTGAGCAGCGGCAGCCAGCCCCAGCGCGGGACCGGCACCTCGGCCGGGTTCAGCAGTACGGAGAAGAACAGGCCCGAGCGGGCCGGTGCCGTCCAGTCGCGGTCCAGGCGCCCCTTGCCGGCCGTCTGTTCCTCGGCGACCAGGACCGTGCCCTCGCCCGCCTTGCCCGCGGTGGCCAGGTCCACGAGGTCGGTGTTGGTGGAGCCGGTGCGCTGCACCACCTCCACGGCACGCCACAGCCCGCCCTCCCGGACGAGCCCACGACGCAGCGCGGCGGCGTTGAGCGGCGGGCGGTCCAGATCGGACCAGCGGCTGTCGTCTGATGCATCTCGCGGCGTCATGCAAGCCACCCTAGGTGTGGTAAACGCCGCACTGCCGATTGGTAGGCACCCCACTACTCTACGGATGAGTAACCGTCCCCCCTTTTGAGCAGGCAGGGAGCCACATCCCGATGTCCGAGCCGGAAGAGCGTCACGAGATCCAAGGGTCCCCTGGGATCGACATCCACACCACCGCGGGCAAGCTCGCGGATCTCCAGCGCCGTATCGAGGAAGCGACGCACGCCGGCTCCGCACGCGCCGTCGAAAAGCAGCACGCCAAGGGCAAGTTGACGGCCCGTGAGCGGGTCGAGCTGCTGCTCGACGAGGGGTCCTTCGTCGAGCTCGACGAGTTCGCCCGGCACCGCTCCACCAACTTCGGGCTGGAGAAGAACCGCCCGTACGGAGACGGTGTCGTCACCGGGTACGGCACGGTCGACGGCCGTCCGGTGGCCGTGTTCTCGCAGGACTTCACCGTCTTCGGCGGTGCGCTGGGCGAGGTCTACGGGCAGAAGATCGTCAAGGTGATGGACTTCGCGCTGAAGACCGGCTGCCCGGTCATCGGCATCAACGACTCCGGCGGCGCCCGCATCCAGGAGGGCGTGGCCTCCCTCGGCGCGTACGGCGAGATCTTCCGCCGCAACACGCACGCCTCCGGCGTCATCCCGCAGATCAGCCTGGTCGTCGGGCCCTGCGCGGGCGGCGCGGTGTACTCCCCCGCCATCACCGACTTCACGGTCATGGTCGACCAGACCTCGCACATGTTCATCACCGGCCCGGACGTCATCAAGACGGTCACCGGCGAGGACGTCGGCTTCGAGGAGCTGGGCGGCGCCCGCACCCACAACTCGGCCTCGGGCGTGGCGCATCACATGGCCGGGGACGAGAAGGACGCCATCGAGTACGTCAAGCAGCTGCTGTCGTACCTGCCGTCCAACAACCTCTCCGAGCCGCCCGCGTTCCCGGAGGAGGCGGACCTGTCCGTCACCGACGAGGACCGCGAGCTGGACACGATCGTGCCGGACAGCGCGAACCAGCCGTACGACATGCACGCGGTGATCGAGCACGTCCTGGACGACGCCGAGTTCTTCGAGACGCAGCCGCTGTTCGCGCCGAACATCGTCACCGGGTTCGGCCGGGTCGAGGGCCGTCCGGTCGGCATCGTCGCCAACCAGCCGATGCAGTTCGCCGGCTGCCTCGACATCGACGCCAGTGAGAAGGCCGCGCGCTTCGTGCGCACCTGCGACGCCTTCAACGTCCCGGTCATCACCTTCGTCGACGTGCCGGGCTTCCTGCCGGGCGTCGACCAGGAGCACACCGGCATCATCCGGCGCGGCGCCAAGCTGATCTACGCCTACGCCGAGGCCACGGTCCCGCTCATCACGGTCATCACCCGCAAGGCCTTCGGCGGCGCCTACGACGTCATGGGCTCCAAGCACCTGGGCGCCGACCTCAACCTCGCCTGGCCGACCGCCCAGATCGCCGTCATGGGCGCCCAGGGCGCGGTCAACATCCTGCACCGGCGCACCATCGCGGAGGCGGAGGCGAGCGGTGAGGACGTCGAGGCGGTGCGCGCACGGCTGATCCAGGAGTACGAGGACGCCCTCCTCAACCCCTATGTGGCGGCCGAGCGCGGCTACATCGACGCGGTGATCATGCCGTCCGACACCCGTCTGCATGTCGTACGGGGTCTGCGTCAGCTGCGCACCAAGCGGGAATCCCTGCCTCCGAAGAAGCACGGCAACATCCCCCTCTAGACCCGCCGGACCCTGGGAGCCGACATGAACATCAAGGTCCTACGGGGCAACCCGACACCGGAGGAGCTGGCCGCCGCACTGGCGGTGGTCCGCGCCCGCGCCGCGGCGGCGAACGCCCTTCCGCCCGGCGCCCCCACCCCGCGCGACTCCTGGGCCGACCCGGCGCGGATCGCGGCACGCCGCCTGCCGCAGCCGGGGCCGTCGACGTGGGCGCGTACGTACTGGCCCGGTTGACCCGGCCGAGTCGTCTCAAAGGGCCGTCGACAGGACTTCGGCCATCACCTGGTACCCGGCGTCGTTCGGGTGCAGGTGATCGCCGAAGTCGTACGACGGGTGCAGCCGGTCGGGGTCCGCGGGGTCGGCCAGCGCCCGGTTCAGGTCGGCCACCGCGTCGTACTCCCCGGCGCACCGGATCCACTCGTTCAGTTCGGAGCTCGCCTTGGCCGCCCGCTCGCCCCAGTGGTCCGACCCTCCGAACGGCAGCAGGGTGCAGCCGATCACCCGCAACCCGGCCGCCCTGCCCTGGCGGATCAGCTCCCGGTGCCCGGCGATCAGCTCGCCCGGCTCCACCACCGGCGCCGGCTGGTAGGTCGGCTGCTCGTCGGTCTCGCTGAATCCGATGTCGTTCAGCCCGAGCAGGACGACCAGCGTGTCCGCTCCGGGCCGGTCGAGGACGTCCCGGCGCAGTCGGCGGACGCCGCCGTCGCCGTACCACGCCGAGTCGTTGAGCAGCAGGTTCCCGCCGATGCCCGCGTTGAGCACGGGCCGCCCCGTGCGCTCGGCGAGCGCGTCCGACCACCGCCGGTTCGCGCCCGCCGTCGACCCGAACCCGTCCGTGATCGAGTCGCCGAAGAGGGCGACGGCGTCCGCGCGCCCGGCGTCGACCTCGACCGCGGACAGGAAGTACCAGGACTCGGTCGCGGTGTCGAAGCCCTCGCCGACGGCGTCCGCCGTCAGGTCGCCCTCGCCCCGGTAGGAGGTCGTGAAGGCCTGGGCATGGAAGGTCGCGGGCCCGGTGGCGGCGTCGAAGTACAGCGTGACGGTGACCGACTCCCCGGCGGCGACGGCGAGTCGGACGTCATCGCTGACGACCTCCCCGCGCTCGGGTATCGCGATCCGCCCGGCGCCCCCGAAGGTGAGCCGGGCCGGCGAACCGGGCCGCACCCGGGCCCCGTCGGCCGTGCGTCCCACACTCGCGCCCGCGATCCGGACCGGTGAGGCGCCGTACGCGTTGGAGAGCCGCACCCGCACCCGACCGCCGCCCGCCGACAGCCGGACGGCCTGCCGCAGCGACTGGCGCCAGAAGCCCTCCCGGGACCAGTTGGGCGTGAAGCCCTCGCTGGGTCGCTGAGGTGACGCGGTCCAGGAAGTGGTGAACATGACGCATCCTCCAGACGAGAACACAAACGGAACCAGAGCCCCTTTTAACTAATGGAACCGTAGCACCGTTTGGGGAAAGTTGAGTATGCGTACTCAGGCGGCGAGCCGAACCCCCGGCCGACGATGGAAGGCATGCTGTGGTCCGACCCCGAGAACGAGCCCCCCAAGGAACTGCGCGACACGCAGGAGATGTTGCGGCGGCTGGGCGTTCTCATGGCGCTGGCCGTGGTGCTCGCGATGGTCGTGCTCGGGCTCCTCGGGCGGGGATGAGCCCGGCCGGACGCGCCGATACGCTGACCGCATGACTGATCAGCCCCGCCGCCGACTCGTCCTCGCCTCCGCCTCCCCCGCCCGGCTCGGGCTGCTGCGGCAGGCGGGCCTGGACCCCGAGGTCGTCGTGAGCGGCGTCGACGAGGACGCCGTCCACGCACCCACCCCCGCCGAGCTGGCCCTGGCCCTGGCCGAGGCGAAGGCCTCCGTCGTGGCGGCGAAGCCGGAGGTCAAGGGCTCGATCGTGATCGGCTGCGACTCGGTCCTCGACCTCGACGGCCAGGCTCTCGGCAAGCCGGCCGACGCCGAGGAGGCCACGGCCCGCTGGAAGTCGATGCGCGGGCGCGCGGGCACCCTGCAGACCGGCCACTGCGTCTACGACACGCTCAGCGGCCGGTACGCCTCCGCCACCGCCTCCACGATCGTCCGCTTCGGCGAGCCGACCGACGAGGAGATCGCCGCGTACGTCGCCTCCGGCGAACCCCTCTATGTCGCCGGGGCGTTCACCCTGGACGGCCGCTCGGCCCCGTTCATCGACGGGATCGACGGCGACCACGGCAATGTGATCGGCATCAGCCTGCCGCTGGTGCGCCGGCTGCTGCGCCAACTGGGCATCGGCATCACCCAGTTGTGGGCGCCGGCGGAGGACTGACCGGAGCGCCGCCGACCGGGGAGCCGTCGCCGTCGCCCTCGTCCGGAGCGGCGTCCACCGGCTCCGCGGGCGCGGCCGGGGCGTCGTAGGTCATCAGCAGCAGCACGATCAGGCCGAGCACGACGACCATGAACACGAACGCCGTCCAGCCCACCAGGCCCCAGACGAACGCGGCCAGCAGCCCGTGCACCACGGCCGCGCTGATCAGCAGGATGCGGCCGAGCCCGGCCGGGGCCCGGTTGCGCACGGCCACGAGCAGGGCGACCAGGCCGCACAGCGCGAAGTAGGCACCGAAGACCACGCCGCCGATCTTCGAGGACATCGACATCATGTCCGGGTCCAGGCCCGCCAGGGACATGTCCTGACGGTCGACGACGATCCCGAGGAACCAGTTCAGCGCCGCGACGCCGAACGCCTCGACCAAGAGCACGACCGCCACGACCCACGCCACCGGCCTGCGCACCACCGGCCCCCACCCACTTCCGAGTGCAACAAGAGTTACCCCAAGTACCTTCGAGACATCGCGAACGCTACTAACGGGTAAACCCCGGGACAAGGGTTCGGGGGATGGCAAAGATGCATTGGGCCATTCGTAGGGATTCCACAAAGAAACCGAGTGGCCCGCAGCACGTGATGACAGAGACCTTGACCACAGGGGAGAGCTAGGGTTTTCCGGGAGAGACCTGCGTACCGTGGCGCGACAAGGGATTTCGCAGGTTGGGCGAGCCTGGCATCACGCTCCGTGTGGGCAAGCTCACCACTGGGGACGGGTCGAAGTGTCGTGTCGGCAGTCCCTAAACTCGGCTTGTTTCAAGGAGGGAGCCTCAATCGTGCGCAAGGTGCTCATCGCCAACCGTGGCGAAATCGCTGTCCGCGTGGCCCGGGCCTGCCGGGACGCCGGGATCGCGAGCGTGGCCGTCTACGCGGATCCGGACCGCGACGCTCTGCATGTCCGCGCCGCGGATGAGGCGTTCGCCCTGGGCGGTGACACCCCGGCCACCAGCTATCTGGACATCGACAAGGTACTGAAGGCCGCACGCGAGTCAGGCGCGGACGCGATCCACCCCGGCTACGGCTTCCTGTCGGAGAACGCCGACTTCGCCCAGGCCGTCCTCGATGCCGGTCTGATCTGGATCGGCCCCCCGCCGCAGGCCATTCGCGACCTCGGCGACAAGGTCGCCGCCCGTCACATCGCCCAGCGCGCGGGCGCCCCGCTGGTCGCGGGCACCCCCGACCCGGTCTCCGGCGCCGACGAGGTCGTCGCCTTCGCCGAGCAGCACGGCCTGCCCATCGCCATCAAGGCCGCCTTCGGCGGTGGCGGACGCGGCCTGAAGGTCGCCCGCACCCTCGAAGAGGTCCCGGAGCTGTACGACTCCGCCGTCCGCGAGGCGGTGGCCGCGTTCGGCCGCGGCGAGTGCTTCGTCGAGCGCTACCTCGACAAGCCCCGCCACGTCGAGACCCAGTGCCTGGCCGACCAGCACGGCAATGTGGTCGTGGTCTCCACCCGTGACTGCTCCCTGCAGCGCCGCCACCAGAAACTGGTCGAGGAGGCCCCCGCGCCCTTCCTGTCCGAGGCGCAGATCGCCGAGCTGTACAGCGCCTCCAAGGCCATCCTCAAGGAGGCCGGCTACGTCGGCGCGGGCACCGTGGAGTTCCTGGTCGGCCTCGACGGCACGATCTCCTTCCTGGAGGTCAACACCCGGCTGCAGGTGGAGCACCCGGTCACCGAGGAGGTCACCGGCATCGACCTGGTCCGCGAGATGTTCCGCATCGCCGACGGCGAGGAACTCGGCTACGACGACCCGGCGTTGCGCGGCCATTCCTTCGAGTTCCGCATCAACGGCGAGGACCCCGGCCGCAACTTCCTCCCGGCCCCGGGCACGGTGACCACGTTCACCCCGCCCACCGGCCCCGGTGTCCGCCTGGACGCCGGCGTGGAGTCCGGATCGGTGATCGGCCCGGCCTGGGACTCGCTGCTGGCCAAGCTGATCGTCACCGGCGCCACCCGCGAGCAGGCGCTCCAGCGCGCCGCCCGTGCGCTGGCCGAGTTCCAGGTCGAGGGCATGGCCACCGCCATCCCCTTCCACCGCGCGGTCGTCGTGGACCCGGCGTTCGCGCCGGAACTGACCGGCTCCATCGACCCCTTCACGGTCCACACCCGTTGGATCGAGACGGAGTTCGTCAACGACATCAAGCCCTTCGCCGCCCCGGCCGACACCGAGGCGGACGAGGACAGCGGCCGCGAGACGGTCGTGGTCGAGGTCGGCGGCAAGCGCCTGGAGGTCTCCCTCCCGGCCTCCCTCGGCATGACGCTTGCCCGCACCGGCCTGGCCGCCGGTGCCAAGCCCAAGCGCCGCGCGGCCAAGAAGTCCGGCCCCGCGGCCTCCGGCGACACCCTCGCCTCCCCCATGCAGGGCACCATCGTCAAGGTCGCCGTCGAGGAAGGCCAGGAGGTCAAGGAAGGCGACCTGATCGTCGTCCTCGAGGCCATGAAGATGGAACAGCCGCTGAACGCCCACAAGTCCGGCACCATCAAGGGCCTGTCCGCCGAGATCGGCGCCTCCCTCACCTCCGGCGCGGCCATCTGCGAGATCAAGGACTGAGCCGTACGACGTCCTGAGGCGCCCGGCGGACTGAGCGATCAGCCCACCGGGCGTTTCCTTTGGCATGCTGAACCCACGGAACAAGTGAAGGAAGGGCAGGTGAGCCCCATGGCCCGGCCGCCGGCAGGCATGCGCGCGGATGCCCGCCGCAACCACGAGCGGCTGCTCACCGAGGCCCGCTCCGCCTTCGCCGAGCACGGCACGGACGCGTCCCTGGAGGACGTGGCCCGTCGGGCGGGCGTGGGCATCGGCACCCTCTACCGTCACTTCCCCAACCGCGACGCCCTGTTGAGCGCCGTCTTCGAGGACGCGGTCGGCGACCTGCTGACCCGCTCCCGTGAACTCCTCAACGCCCCGGAACCGTGCGCGGCCCTCGTGACCTGGCTACGCGAGATGGTCACCCACGCCGGCGAGTACCGGGGCCTGGCCCACGCCCTGATGTCCGCCACCGACAACAACTCCTCGGCGCTGGCGCGGTGCAGCGGCCCGATCCGCGAGGCGGGCGGCGCGCTGCTGGAACGGGCGCAGAAGGCGGGCTCGGTCCGCCCGGACGTGGCAATCGGCGACCTCCTCCAACTGACGCATGCCATTGCACTGGCGGCGGAGGAGACACCGGGGGATCCGGGGTTGGCGGACAGGCTGCTGCACTTGACACTCCGAGGGCTGCGGGCAACCCAGGGGCGCGGGGAACTGCGCGAGCAACCCCACACACACCTGCACCCGCCCGATAACCCAGACCCCTACGGCGAATAGGCGAACCGCGCCGAACCTACCGTCGCCGCAGATCCGCAACCCGGGCCCGCTCCCGCTCGGCCCCTTGCTCACCGAGCACCGACGCGGCGGCCGGCCGCAACCCCGCCCCACCCCCCGGCGTCTGCCCGCGCCGCGGCCCGGGCAGAGCCCGCTGACGTCGGGCCGGGACCTCGTCACCCCCCGACGCCCCGGTCGCCCCCGTCGCTCCGGCCACGGCGATCTGCACCCCCTGATCGGCAAGGGCCTGCAACTCGGTGTGGGCGCGGTCGTCGTGGGCGGGCGGTTCATCGGTGACCAGCCGTGTGATGACGTCCGTGGGCACCGTCTGGAACATGGTGTCCGTGCCGAGCTTCGTGTGGTCGGCGAGGACGACGACCTCCGAGGCCGCCTGCACCAGCGCCCGGTCGACGGACGCGGAGAGCATGTTGGACGTGGACAGGCCGCGCTCGGCGGTGAGCCCGCTACCGGACAGGAAGGCCCGGGACACCCGCAGTCCCTGCAGGGACTGCTCGGCGCCGCTGCCCACCAGGGCGTAGTTCGACCCGCGGAGCGTCCCGCCGGTCATCACGACCTCGACCCGGTTGGCATGGGCCAACGCCTGTGCGACCAGGAGGGAGTTGGTGACGACGGTCAGCCCGGGCACCCGGGCGAGCCGGCGGGCCAGCTCCTGCGTGGTGGTTCCCGCCCCGACGACGATCGCCTCGCCCTCCTCCACGAAGTTCGCGGCGAGGTCGGCGATGGCCGTCTTCTCGGCGGTCGCGAGATGTGATTTCTGCGGAAAGCCGGACTCCCGCGTGAACCCGCCCGGCAATACCGCACCGCCATGCCGGCGGTCGAGGAGTCCTTCTGCCTCCAGTGCGCGCACGTCCCGCCGTACGGTCACTTCGGAGGTCTGGACGACGCGGGCGAGCTCACGGAGCGATACGGCCCCGTTCGCTCGCACCATTTCGAGGATCAATTGACGACGTTCTGCAGCGAACACGAAACTGACAGTAACCCCAACGACCGTCTGGTTTCAGCAGTTTGCGCCGAATAACAGAAGTTGTTCGCACGCCAGGGCAAGAAGTGGTATAGAGCCTAGGCCCGCCGCCTATGCCGCACGCATGCTCGACAACTCCCCGTGACCAGCGAGGAGTCGTATCCGGCCGTCAGAGTTCGCCGCCGGACTTCCGGGTGTGCAGCTGCCGTGCCACCTCGGCGATCGAGCCCGAAAGGGAGGGGTACACGGTGAAGGCGTTCGCGATCTGTTCGACCGTCAGATTGTTGTCGACCGCGATCGAGATCGGGTGGATCAGTTCCGAGGCGCGCGGCGAGACGACCACGCCGCCGACCACGATGCCCGTACCCGGCCGACAGAAGATCTTGACGAAGCCGTCCCGGATGCCCTGCATCTTCGCGCGCGGGTTGCGCAGCAGCGGCAGCTTGACGACCCGGGCGTCGATCTTGCCCCCGTCCACGTCCGCCTGGGTGTAGCCGACGGTGGCGATCTCGGGGTCGGTGAACACATTCGACGAAACGGTCTTCAGGTTCAGCGGGGCCACCGCGTCGCCCAGGAAGTGGTACATGGCGATACGTCCCTGCATGGCGGCCACGGACGCGAGCGCGAAGACGCCGGTCACGTCACCGGCGGCGTACACGCCCGGCGCGGTCGTCCT
It encodes:
- a CDS encoding enoyl-CoA hydratase/isomerase family protein, which gives rise to MSEERYGEFVLVRRHGEGHVAELALDRPKAMNAVSTEMARSIAAACAALGADRDVRVVVLTSTHERAFCVGADLKERNSFSDADLVRQRPVARGAYTGVLELPVPTIAAVHGFALGGGFELALSCDVIVADRTAVVGLPEVSVGVIPGGGGTQLLPRRVGAARAAELIFTARRVEAAEARELGLVDELVDEGRDREEALAMGARIAANSPVGLRNAKRALRLGHGMDLRAGLEVEDAAWRATAFSGDRAEGVAAFNEKRKPQWPGE
- a CDS encoding adenylate/guanylate cyclase domain-containing protein, which produces MTVDDTGSGTGADGRVDPPPLSNPLERGDPHAADPGEDPLALRLEQLILGAERRYTPFQAARSAGVSMELASRFWRAMGFADIGQAKALTEADVLALRRLAGLVEAGLLSEAMAVQVARSTGQTTARLAEWQIDSFLEGLTEPPEPGMTRTEVTYPLVELLLPELEEFLVYVWRRQLAAATGRVVQAADDEEMVDRRLAVGFADLVGFTRLTRRMEEEELGELVEAFETTAADLVAARGGRLIKTLGDEVLYAADDAGVAAEIALRLIETMAGDETMPELRVGIAFGTVTTRMGDVFGTTVNLASRLTSIAPRDAVLVDSAFAEELIRSGEAPASEADAAEAAAAAEKEGEEAPVYRFALQPMWQRPVRGLGVVEPWLLTRRASTGGE
- a CDS encoding biotin--[acetyl-CoA-carboxylase] ligase, translating into MTPRDASDDSRWSDLDRPPLNAAALRRGLVREGGLWRAVEVVQRTGSTNTDLVDLATAGKAGEGTVLVAEEQTAGKGRLDRDWTAPARSGLFFSVLLNPAEVPVPRWGWLPLLTGVAVATGLSRAAGVDTALKWPNDLLVTIGGDERKTGGILAERAGDAGVVIGVGINVTLREDELPVPQAGSLALAGAASTDRDPLLRGVLRSLEDWYGRWRAAAGDPLVSDLQETYAAGCATLGKMVRAELPGDRAITGEAVAIDGDGRLVLATEEGVQEPVGAGDIVHLRLA
- a CDS encoding acyl-CoA carboxylase subunit beta, translating into MSEPEERHEIQGSPGIDIHTTAGKLADLQRRIEEATHAGSARAVEKQHAKGKLTARERVELLLDEGSFVELDEFARHRSTNFGLEKNRPYGDGVVTGYGTVDGRPVAVFSQDFTVFGGALGEVYGQKIVKVMDFALKTGCPVIGINDSGGARIQEGVASLGAYGEIFRRNTHASGVIPQISLVVGPCAGGAVYSPAITDFTVMVDQTSHMFITGPDVIKTVTGEDVGFEELGGARTHNSASGVAHHMAGDEKDAIEYVKQLLSYLPSNNLSEPPAFPEEADLSVTDEDRELDTIVPDSANQPYDMHAVIEHVLDDAEFFETQPLFAPNIVTGFGRVEGRPVGIVANQPMQFAGCLDIDASEKAARFVRTCDAFNVPVITFVDVPGFLPGVDQEHTGIIRRGAKLIYAYAEATVPLITVITRKAFGGAYDVMGSKHLGADLNLAWPTAQIAVMGAQGAVNILHRRTIAEAEASGEDVEAVRARLIQEYEDALLNPYVAAERGYIDAVIMPSDTRLHVVRGLRQLRTKRESLPPKKHGNIPL
- a CDS encoding acyl-CoA carboxylase epsilon subunit: MNIKVLRGNPTPEELAAALAVVRARAAAANALPPGAPTPRDSWADPARIAARRLPQPGPSTWARTYWPG
- a CDS encoding SGNH/GDSL hydrolase family protein yields the protein MFTTSWTASPQRPSEGFTPNWSREGFWRQSLRQAVRLSAGGGRVRVRLSNAYGASPVRIAGASVGRTADGARVRPGSPARLTFGGAGRIAIPERGEVVSDDVRLAVAAGESVTVTLYFDAATGPATFHAQAFTTSYRGEGDLTADAVGEGFDTATESWYFLSAVEVDAGRADAVALFGDSITDGFGSTAGANRRWSDALAERTGRPVLNAGIGGNLLLNDSAWYGDGGVRRLRRDVLDRPGADTLVVLLGLNDIGFSETDEQPTYQPAPVVEPGELIAGHRELIRQGRAAGLRVIGCTLLPFGGSDHWGERAAKASSELNEWIRCAGEYDAVADLNRALADPADPDRLHPSYDFGDHLHPNDAGYQVMAEVLSTAL
- the mmpB gene encoding morphogenic membrane protein MmpB — encoded protein: MLWSDPENEPPKELRDTQEMLRRLGVLMALAVVLAMVVLGLLGRG
- a CDS encoding Maf family protein, coding for MTDQPRRRLVLASASPARLGLLRQAGLDPEVVVSGVDEDAVHAPTPAELALALAEAKASVVAAKPEVKGSIVIGCDSVLDLDGQALGKPADAEEATARWKSMRGRAGTLQTGHCVYDTLSGRYASATASTIVRFGEPTDEEIAAYVASGEPLYVAGAFTLDGRSAPFIDGIDGDHGNVIGISLPLVRRLLRQLGIGITQLWAPAED